GGGTTTTCTTTTACTTAGCAATACTATCAATAGTCGTTGAAGTACCAGTATCCGCTGTTAACGAGTCGAGCCAGCTCTGCGACGAAGGCTGGGTCTTCCAGCGCGTCGCCCAGCTCTTTTTGCCCAATGAGCGGGGAGCGGCAAAGGGAATCCGCCGCGTCAAGATGGTCAGTATCGATGAGTTCGCCGTTCGCATAGCAGGCGTCACCGACGCGTAAAACGCGCAGGCCGCTTAGGCGAATGAGTTGCTCTCCCTGAACCAGTGAGTCATAGATCTCATCGGAACGATACGGCGGCTCGGCGGGTGCGATGTCCAGTTCATGCCTTGAGGTGGTGACAAACCGACCAAACCAGGCGTTGAAATCGTCAGGCTGGTTGATAAGACCGATCATCATATTGCGGATCCGCTCTAGCTCATTTTCCTGAACTTCAGCAGGATTGTCGCGCAGCTGCAGATCGGGATCGGCGTAGTGTTCACCGCCGAGGTCGTGCTCCAGCACATAGTCAGCAAAGCTGCTGATGAGATCTCGCCCGTTAGGGCCGCGATAGCCGACAGAGTAGTTCATTGCCGTTTCGTGGGTAAATCCGTCGTGAGGGAATCCCGGCGGAATATAAAGGATATCGCCAGTTTCCAGATCTTCGTCAATGATGGGGTCAAAGGGTTCAACGTGAAGCAGCGCAGGGTGTGGGCAGTACTGTTTCAACGGCAGCTTGTCCCCGACCCGCCAGCGGCGACGGCCCATTCCCTGAATAATGAAAACGTCATACTGATCGATATGCGGGCCTACACCGCCGCCCGGCACGGAAAAGGAGATCATCAGGTCGTCAAAGCGCCAGTCGGGAAGCTTGCGGAAAGGGCGAACCAGCGCAGCAGAGGGCATATGCCAGTGGTTAACGGCCTGAACCAGCAGCGACCAGTCTTTTTCTCCCAGATGGTCGTAGCTTTCAAAGGGCCCGTTGCTGGCCTGCCAGTGACCGTTAGGGCGATTCACCAGACGGCTGTCTACTTCATTTTCCATGGCCAGCCCGGCCAGCTCATCGGGAGAGATGGGGTCGATAAAGTTTTTTATCGCATTCTTTAGAATAACCGGGCGCTTTTGCCAGTAGTGCTCGAGAAAGTCATTCCAGTCTAAGTCCAGTTGATAATCCATACTGTCAGTCGCCTCGTCGGAGAAATTGGCGTGATTATATCTGACGTAAAAAGAAAATACCGGGGCGCATTCTCACTTTTTATTGACGGACATAAAAGAAGTGGGAGAGCGCAGCGCTAAAAACGCCATAAGAATTAACTGTTAGTGCAAAGCGGCATTAGGCGCTATGATAAAAGACATCCCGCAATTCGGGTGTTTATGGCGTTCTTCGTGGTACAGCCTCAGCCTATTATCTATTGATTAACCGATTGTTCATGTCATCTGAATTAACTGAATTGAAGAGTGGCGACGGGTCGACATTCTTGCTTTACGATCTTCACAGCCACACGACCATGTCTGACGGCAGGCTTACGCCAGAAGAGCTGGTTTTAAGAGCCAGCAGCATGAGAGTGGGCGTATTGGCGATCACTGACCACGATACGACGGACGCGCTGGCGGCAGCCAGGTTAGCCATCGAGGCGCACCAGCTTCCACTACATCTGGTTAACGGCGTGGAGATTTCTACCGCTTGGGAAAGCTTTGATATTCACATTGTTGGATTAAACGTCGATCCCGGTGCGCAAGCTATGGTGAAATTGCTGGCTTCGCAGGGGCAAAAGCGCTCTGAACGGGCGGAAGAGATAGGGCGACGGTTAGAGAAAAATCGAATTCCCGACGCGCTGGCGGGCGCTAAACGCTGTGCCGGTGAGGCGGGCATCACCCGAGCTCATTTTGCCCGTTACTTAATTGAGGCGGGTATTGCATCGGACATGGTGCAGGTGTTTAAAAACTACATGGTGAAGGGAAAGCCCGGCTATGTACCACCGCCGTGGTGTCTGATTGAAGAGGCCGTTTCGGCAATCCACGTGGCAGGCGGGCAGGCGGTGCTGGCTCATCCTGGCCGGTATGGGCTTTCCGCCAAGTGGTTGAAGCGACTCATTGCAGAATTTAAGAGCGTTGGCGGTGACGCCATAGAGGTGGCTCAGTGTCAGCAGCCTCAAAATGAGCGCACACAGCTGGCCGCCTACGCGCGTGAATATGGCCTGTTAGCCTCGCAGGGCTCGGACTTCCACTATCCCTGTGCCTGGCTTGAACTGGGTCGTCGCCTTTGGCTACCGGCGGGCGTTACTCCGGTTTGGCACGATTGGCCTCGTTAATTTATCGTAGCCCGCGTCCAGACGGTTTGCAGTCGGAGCGTAGCGGGTGTTAGAGGAGTTTATATGTCACAGTTTTTTTATATTCATCAGGACAACCCGCAGGCGAGGCTGATTAGCCAGGCCGTGGATGTTTTGCGTAAAGGCAGCGTGATTGTCTATCCTACGGATTCTGGCTACGCGCTGGGCTGCATGCTTGAAGACAAACATTCGATGGAGCGCATTTGTCGCATTCGTCAGCTTGACAGCAATCACAACTTTACCCTGATGTGTCGCGACCTGTCGGAGCTGTCTACCTACGCGCACGTGGACAACGCCGCCTTTCGCCTGATAAAGAACAACACGCCGGGTAACTATACCTTTATTCTCAAGGCAACCAAGGAAGTGCCGCGCCGCCTGATGAGTGAAAAACGTAAAACCATTGGCCTTCGCGTGCCGTCTAACCCGATTGCGTTGGCTTTGCTGGCAGAGTTGAATGAGCCGATGATGTCAACGACGCTGATGCTGCCGGGCAACGACTTTGCAGAGTCCGACCCAGAAGAGATCCGCGATACGCTGTCAAAGCACGTTGACTTGATTATTAACGGCGGCTATCTGGGGCAGCAGCCGACAACGGTAATTGATCTGACAGAAGAAACGCCGGTTGTGGTGCGCGAAGGGGCGGGCGATCCCACGCCTTTCCTGTAAGCCGCGAGAAAAGTTGAAACGCGGCCGTGACGCCGCGTGAGGTTGTCGTTATTCGATAGCATTACTGATGTAGATGTAGGCCCTTGATCGCTTTGTCGACTGCCTTTTTGGGGCCCTGGAGGGCCAAACCCACCAGATTTAAACGATGGGCGTCTTCTGCCAAAAAAACCTCTCGGTTAGCGCTATCGTGACCCGTTGAAAACATGGCCTGCACGTAAGGAATAAGAATCAGGTCTCGCTCAAGACCTTTCTGATGAGTTCGTTGAAGTCCGTCCAGATCTGAAGCAAAAATCAGCATCGGCTGACCGGACATACTGCCGTAATGTCGGCCAAGTGCATCAACGTAAGGCTCGCCTATAATATCGGGAACCATCGTCGCAACGCCCGTCGCTAGAAAGGCTACTACATTTAAACGCTGCCATACGGCAAGGTCGTCTCGAACGACAAAGGCAATTTTAGTATCGAACATCGGTACTTATCTCCATCTGATTTCAGGATGGAACATCATCGACAAAGTCAGCCCTCTAATATAGAACGTTTGTGCAACTGCGCTGATAGGCTGCGGGTGAAAGCCCATAGGCGCGCTTAAACCACCTTCCCATATGGCTTTGATCGGAAAAACCTACCTTTGAGGCGACCAGCGCTGGCTTTTCGCCCCGAGACAGAAGTGTTCGCG
This DNA window, taken from Leminorella richardii, encodes the following:
- a CDS encoding DUF2000 family protein, with the protein product MFDTKIAFVVRDDLAVWQRLNVVAFLATGVATMVPDIIGEPYVDALGRHYGSMSGQPMLIFASDLDGLQRTHQKGLERDLILIPYVQAMFSTGHDSANREVFLAEDAHRLNLVGLALQGPKKAVDKAIKGLHLHQ
- the rnm gene encoding RNase RNM, which gives rise to MSSELTELKSGDGSTFLLYDLHSHTTMSDGRLTPEELVLRASSMRVGVLAITDHDTTDALAAARLAIEAHQLPLHLVNGVEISTAWESFDIHIVGLNVDPGAQAMVKLLASQGQKRSERAEEIGRRLEKNRIPDALAGAKRCAGEAGITRAHFARYLIEAGIASDMVQVFKNYMVKGKPGYVPPPWCLIEEAVSAIHVAGGQAVLAHPGRYGLSAKWLKRLIAEFKSVGGDAIEVAQCQQPQNERTQLAAYAREYGLLASQGSDFHYPCAWLELGRRLWLPAGVTPVWHDWPR
- a CDS encoding L-threonylcarbamoyladenylate synthase gives rise to the protein MSQFFYIHQDNPQARLISQAVDVLRKGSVIVYPTDSGYALGCMLEDKHSMERICRIRQLDSNHNFTLMCRDLSELSTYAHVDNAAFRLIKNNTPGNYTFILKATKEVPRRLMSEKRKTIGLRVPSNPIALALLAELNEPMMSTTLMLPGNDFAESDPEEIRDTLSKHVDLIINGGYLGQQPTTVIDLTEETPVVVREGAGDPTPFL
- a CDS encoding cupin domain-containing protein produces the protein MDYQLDLDWNDFLEHYWQKRPVILKNAIKNFIDPISPDELAGLAMENEVDSRLVNRPNGHWQASNGPFESYDHLGEKDWSLLVQAVNHWHMPSAALVRPFRKLPDWRFDDLMISFSVPGGGVGPHIDQYDVFIIQGMGRRRWRVGDKLPLKQYCPHPALLHVEPFDPIIDEDLETGDILYIPPGFPHDGFTHETAMNYSVGYRGPNGRDLISSFADYVLEHDLGGEHYADPDLQLRDNPAEVQENELERIRNMMIGLINQPDDFNAWFGRFVTTSRHELDIAPAEPPYRSDEIYDSLVQGEQLIRLSGLRVLRVGDACYANGELIDTDHLDAADSLCRSPLIGQKELGDALEDPAFVAELARLVNSGYWYFNDY